The following are encoded together in the Pseudoalteromonas piscicida genome:
- a CDS encoding glutathione peroxidase, with protein sequence MTTLYQFEANTLQGQAYSFTDLQGKAVLIVNTASECGLTPQYEGLQKLHQEYANKGLVIIGFPCNQFGKQEPGDAKQIQEGCLINYGVDFQMMEKIEVNGDKAHPLYQYLKSALPGLFGNKIKWNFTKFLFNQQGEPVKRYAPITKPEQIAKDIEKLLNESI encoded by the coding sequence ATGACGACACTCTATCAGTTTGAAGCAAACACATTACAAGGTCAGGCATATAGCTTTACCGACTTACAAGGCAAGGCTGTGCTTATTGTTAACACGGCTAGTGAGTGTGGATTAACACCACAGTACGAAGGGCTACAAAAACTACATCAAGAATACGCAAATAAGGGCCTTGTGATCATTGGCTTTCCCTGTAACCAGTTTGGTAAACAAGAGCCCGGTGATGCAAAACAAATTCAAGAAGGCTGCTTAATCAATTATGGCGTTGATTTTCAGATGATGGAAAAGATAGAGGTTAATGGCGACAAAGCACACCCACTATATCAATACCTAAAGTCTGCACTCCCGGGGCTATTTGGTAATAAAATCAAGTGGAACTTCACTAAGTTTTTATTTAACCAACAGGGTGAACCGGTTAAACGCTATGCCCCAATCACCAAACCTGAACAAATAGCCAAAGATATCGAAAAGTTATTAAATGAGTCTATCTAA
- a CDS encoding MarR family winged helix-turn-helix transcriptional regulator encodes MSLSNPQLNLDNQICFRLYSASRQVTRLYQPLLKEVGLTYPQYIVLLILWEQDGQLVKEIGERAELNSNTLTPLLKRLAERGLVTRGKNPDDERQTFIHLTEAGRALEQSCACIPAQMMAKAGLSMEQIQLLKQSLDALLLQGKR; translated from the coding sequence ATGAGTCTATCTAATCCGCAGCTCAATCTCGATAACCAGATCTGTTTTCGGCTATATAGTGCGTCAAGACAGGTCACAAGACTTTATCAGCCATTACTCAAAGAGGTTGGGCTCACGTATCCGCAATACATAGTGTTATTGATTTTATGGGAGCAAGACGGACAGCTCGTGAAAGAAATAGGCGAGCGAGCTGAACTTAATAGTAACACCCTAACACCACTCCTTAAGCGATTAGCAGAGCGTGGTCTCGTTACCCGTGGCAAAAACCCGGATGATGAACGGCAAACCTTCATTCACTTAACCGAGGCCGGTAGAGCCCTTGAGCAATCATGCGCTTGTATCCCAGCACAAATGATGGCAAAAGCGGGCTTAAGTATGGAGCAAATTCAACTGTTAAAGCAGTCTCTTGATGCGTTATTGTTACAAGGAAAACGGTAA
- the gltX gene encoding glutamate--tRNA ligase → MTIRTRVAPSPTGDPHLGTAYIALFNYCFAKQQGGEFVLRIEDTDQVRSTVESEQAIMDSLRWLGLDWDHGPDVGGEFGPYRQSERSDLYKKFAQQLVDDGKAFYCFATAEELEQMREEQMAEGLRPKYDGRGLRLSEEEVKANLEAGKPYVIRMKIPEEGTFKFNDYLRGEIEIPWENVDMQVLLKADGFPTYFLANVVDDHHMEISHIFRGEEWINSAPKLLKLYEDFGWEAPVLGHLPLLRNPDKSKLSKRKNPTSINYYKEMGFLPEALLNYLGRMGWSMPDEREKFTLAEMIEHFDMKRVSLGGPIFDIDKLNWLNGLWIRENLTDAELIQRFVDWKFNGDMLARVLPEAKARINTLSDLVGLAGHFVAGLPEYDPALLTAGKADEEVVRQALQFFIWELEKLRIWNKSEIFSIAKAVATHHELKIKEFLEPIFVAITGKTSSTSVVDAMEVLGSDLSRARLRVALEHIGVSKKQAKKLEKAYREYPSIA, encoded by the coding sequence ATGACTATCCGTACTCGTGTCGCACCCTCTCCAACAGGTGATCCGCATTTAGGAACGGCTTATATTGCCTTATTCAACTATTGCTTTGCTAAGCAGCAAGGTGGTGAGTTTGTATTACGAATTGAAGATACCGATCAGGTACGTAGTACTGTTGAGTCTGAGCAAGCTATCATGGACAGCCTGCGCTGGTTAGGGCTTGACTGGGATCATGGTCCAGATGTGGGTGGCGAGTTTGGTCCATACCGTCAATCAGAGCGTTCTGACTTATACAAAAAGTTTGCACAGCAGCTTGTAGATGATGGTAAAGCGTTTTACTGCTTTGCGACGGCTGAAGAGCTAGAGCAAATGCGTGAAGAACAGATGGCAGAAGGGTTACGTCCTAAATACGACGGTCGTGGCTTGCGTCTATCTGAAGAAGAAGTAAAGGCAAATCTTGAAGCAGGTAAGCCTTATGTTATCCGCATGAAAATCCCAGAAGAAGGTACGTTTAAGTTTAACGATTACCTACGCGGCGAGATTGAGATCCCATGGGAAAACGTAGACATGCAAGTTTTGTTGAAAGCCGATGGCTTTCCAACTTACTTCCTTGCAAACGTAGTAGATGACCACCACATGGAGATAAGCCATATCTTCCGTGGTGAAGAGTGGATCAACTCTGCGCCTAAACTACTAAAACTGTATGAAGACTTCGGCTGGGAAGCGCCTGTGCTTGGTCACTTACCGCTACTTCGTAACCCTGATAAGTCTAAGCTGTCAAAGCGTAAAAACCCGACTTCGATTAACTACTATAAAGAAATGGGTTTCTTACCAGAAGCACTACTTAACTATTTAGGTCGTATGGGTTGGTCAATGCCGGATGAACGTGAAAAGTTCACTTTGGCTGAGATGATTGAACACTTTGATATGAAACGCGTATCACTTGGTGGACCTATCTTTGATATTGACAAGCTTAACTGGTTAAACGGTCTATGGATCCGCGAAAACCTAACTGATGCCGAGCTTATCCAGCGTTTTGTCGACTGGAAGTTTAACGGTGATATGTTGGCTCGCGTACTTCCTGAAGCTAAGGCGCGTATCAACACGCTATCAGACTTGGTGGGGCTAGCAGGTCACTTTGTAGCGGGCTTACCTGAATACGATCCAGCGTTATTAACTGCTGGTAAAGCAGACGAAGAAGTGGTTCGTCAGGCGCTGCAATTCTTTATTTGGGAATTAGAAAAGCTGCGCATTTGGAACAAGTCTGAGATCTTCTCTATTGCAAAAGCTGTTGCGACACACCATGAGTTAAAGATCAAAGAGTTCTTAGAGCCTATCTTCGTTGCTATCACTGGCAAAACTTCATCGACTTCGGTAGTAGATGCGATGGAAGTGTTAGGCTCAGACCTTTCTCGTGCGCGCTTAAGAGTGGCACTCGAGCATATCGGCGTATCTAAAAAGCAAGCTAAAAAGCTTGAAAAAGCATACCGTGAGTATCCGTCAATTGCATAA
- a CDS encoding glutaredoxin family protein has protein sequence MQFVRWFLGRLILLFDFIFTPRSKKRAAEQQQKLDAMTANLKLYQFKACPFCVKVRRAAKREGLKLETRDAKNDEQYRQELLEQGGKVKVPCLRIEEQGKVTWLYESNDIVAYLEKLEKAA, from the coding sequence ATGCAATTTGTAAGATGGTTTTTAGGACGTCTGATTTTACTTTTTGATTTTATTTTTACCCCACGCAGTAAAAAACGTGCCGCTGAACAACAGCAAAAGCTAGATGCAATGACGGCGAACTTAAAGTTATACCAGTTTAAGGCATGCCCATTTTGCGTTAAAGTACGCCGCGCTGCCAAGCGTGAAGGGCTTAAACTTGAAACCCGTGATGCCAAAAATGATGAGCAATATCGCCAAGAGCTGCTAGAGCAGGGCGGTAAAGTGAAGGTGCCATGCTTGCGAATCGAAGAGCAAGGGAAAGTCACTTGGTTGTACGAATCCAATGACATTGTTGCTTATCTAGAAAAGCTAGAAAAGGCAGCTTAA
- a CDS encoding GGDEF domain-containing protein produces MSISYSPCGHELTLELLAQKSERVLTQALERVISDVCKESYAFYFSKSLSEKEIPKSVFVSHRDFCIVVGSADAVVDKLQQRQDDKHLIQYHGDSVIPLYHQAQLVGFLYVEGQVNLTTATLMKHLLTVFAHQMATLHFARIDPLSELLNRQTFDEKVMEITNGDGFTVCRDDSEARRWYLAMADIDHFKQVNDNFGHVIGDEVILLVAQKIKANFRAEDYVFRYGGEEFTVLFQSHNDDSALVALERLREAIASSRFPQVEHVSVSLGFTEVVDTLQVSEQVHKADLALYHSKENGRNQVTNYLALGLAESQYACAEIELF; encoded by the coding sequence ATGTCGATTAGCTATTCACCCTGTGGTCATGAACTTACGTTAGAGCTCTTGGCGCAAAAGAGTGAACGGGTGCTAACGCAGGCACTTGAGCGCGTTATCTCCGATGTTTGCAAAGAAAGCTACGCATTTTATTTCAGTAAAAGCCTATCGGAAAAAGAAATCCCAAAGTCCGTATTTGTTAGCCATCGCGACTTTTGTATCGTGGTGGGGTCTGCAGATGCTGTTGTGGATAAATTACAGCAGCGTCAAGACGATAAACATCTCATTCAATACCATGGTGATAGTGTTATCCCGCTTTATCACCAAGCCCAACTCGTTGGCTTTTTGTATGTAGAAGGTCAAGTAAATCTTACGACCGCGACTTTAATGAAACACTTACTCACTGTTTTTGCGCATCAAATGGCGACATTGCACTTTGCTCGAATCGATCCGCTCTCTGAGCTACTAAATCGGCAAACGTTTGATGAAAAAGTCATGGAAATAACCAATGGTGATGGGTTTACGGTATGCCGTGATGACAGTGAGGCGCGCAGGTGGTATTTGGCTATGGCAGATATCGATCACTTTAAGCAGGTGAACGACAACTTTGGCCATGTGATCGGCGATGAAGTGATTCTGCTGGTGGCACAAAAGATTAAAGCCAACTTCAGAGCAGAAGACTATGTGTTTCGCTACGGCGGTGAGGAATTTACTGTGCTGTTTCAAAGTCACAATGACGACTCTGCCTTAGTGGCGCTTGAGCGCTTGAGGGAAGCAATTGCCTCTAGCCGTTTTCCGCAAGTAGAGCATGTTTCTGTCAGCCTAGGTTTTACTGAAGTGGTCGATACACTACAAGTTTCTGAGCAAGTTCATAAAGCCGATCTCGCGCTTTATCACTCAAAAGAAAATGGCAGAAACCAAGTCACAAACTACCTCGCTTTGGGGCTAGCTGAATCACAATACGCATGTGCAGAAATAGAGTTGTTTTAA
- the proB gene encoding glutamate 5-kinase encodes MTKNNTQTIVVKLGTSVLTAGSQSLNKPRIVELVRQCVTLRQAGHQVIVVSSGAVAAGRGTLQQQIGHSLAEKQMLAAIGQGQLIHLWQSLFSIYDVNVAQMLLTRADLEHRERYLTARDMLTKLLEHHVVPIINENDAVATSEIKVGDNDNLSAYVAILANADKLVLLTDQHGLFTADPRANPDAQLIEQVTHINDELRALAGGSGTQLGTGGMATKLQAADIAQRAGVDVVIAKGSEYDILPQVLTQTAPSTTFLKFDAPVGGRKRWLLSGPKSTGKIICDSGAINAICNQGASLLAKGIVSVEGQFKRGELVQVFCQQGTLQAQGLSSLSNHELGLVIGRHSSEFAQYLGFESAEEIIHRDNLVVLNQHSQHEALN; translated from the coding sequence ATGACCAAAAACAATACACAAACCATTGTTGTCAAGCTCGGCACAAGTGTCTTAACTGCAGGCAGTCAGAGCTTAAACAAGCCCAGAATTGTTGAGCTGGTGAGGCAGTGTGTAACGTTACGTCAAGCTGGTCATCAGGTCATTGTTGTATCTAGCGGTGCTGTTGCTGCAGGGCGCGGTACATTACAGCAACAAATTGGTCATTCACTAGCTGAAAAACAGATGTTGGCAGCAATTGGGCAAGGTCAATTAATCCATTTATGGCAGTCTTTGTTTAGTATTTACGACGTTAATGTGGCACAAATGCTACTGACACGGGCCGATCTTGAACACCGTGAACGCTATCTAACTGCACGGGACATGCTCACTAAGCTCTTAGAGCATCATGTCGTGCCAATCATCAACGAAAACGATGCAGTGGCAACGTCTGAAATCAAAGTTGGTGATAACGACAACCTCTCAGCTTACGTCGCAATTTTAGCAAATGCTGATAAATTGGTATTACTCACCGATCAGCATGGTCTTTTTACCGCAGATCCCAGAGCCAATCCAGATGCGCAGTTGATAGAGCAAGTAACACATATAAACGACGAACTTAGAGCACTAGCAGGCGGCAGTGGCACGCAACTTGGCACGGGAGGTATGGCGACGAAGTTGCAAGCGGCAGACATCGCGCAGCGAGCAGGCGTTGATGTCGTGATAGCAAAAGGAAGCGAATATGACATTTTACCGCAAGTACTAACGCAAACTGCACCAAGCACGACGTTTTTGAAGTTTGATGCACCTGTTGGGGGGCGCAAACGCTGGTTACTGTCTGGCCCTAAATCAACTGGTAAAATTATTTGTGATAGTGGTGCAATTAATGCGATATGCAATCAAGGAGCAAGTTTACTAGCAAAAGGCATTGTGTCGGTTGAAGGGCAATTTAAACGTGGCGAGCTGGTTCAAGTGTTTTGCCAACAGGGTACGTTACAGGCACAAGGTTTATCTAGCCTAAGCAATCATGAGCTTGGTTTGGTAATAGGCCGCCACAGTAGTGAATTTGCACAGTACCTTGGCTTTGAAAGCGCTGAAGAAATCATCCATCGTGATAATTTGGTGGTATTGAATCAGCATAGCCAACACGAAGCGTTAAATTAG
- a CDS encoding DUF1543 domain-containing protein, whose amino-acid sequence MKLFVVYLGGRIQGCHIEMHDVRFVAANTIEEACPKLKQQWVGDKNSVHMDSYTVIEHADGYAIELTEEDVEQAEHLYFVNLGGYKPDSLAEAHDFGLFVATSADEAKEKAKALLLNGFSHIHKDDLHDVDDCFAVDLFDQKLNIKLTHSGQSTPLTPLWFGYHPL is encoded by the coding sequence GTGAAGTTGTTTGTTGTATACCTAGGCGGTCGCATACAAGGCTGCCATATCGAAATGCACGATGTGCGCTTTGTCGCGGCGAATACAATTGAAGAGGCTTGTCCCAAATTAAAGCAGCAATGGGTTGGCGATAAAAATTCGGTGCATATGGATAGTTATACGGTAATTGAGCATGCTGATGGCTATGCTATTGAGCTTACAGAAGAAGATGTTGAGCAAGCCGAGCATTTGTACTTTGTGAATTTGGGGGGATATAAACCAGATAGTTTAGCCGAGGCACACGACTTCGGGCTGTTCGTTGCAACGAGTGCTGACGAAGCAAAAGAGAAAGCAAAAGCGCTTTTACTTAACGGCTTTAGCCATATTCATAAAGATGATTTGCATGATGTGGATGACTGTTTTGCAGTTGATTTATTTGATCAGAAATTAAATATCAAGCTCACCCACAGTGGCCAATCAACGCCGCTTACCCCCTTGTGGTTTGGTTATCATCCTCTGTAA
- a CDS encoding amidohydrolase → MKKTFLALLASFSLSSTAQVTLIHNVNGYTPTKSQQVERFSSLVIKDGKVVKTSLKDLSTQYPSATKFDGEGKTLLPGLIDAHGHIIGLGNNLLTLDVRGSKTIAEVGKQLSQYAKAHEGEWIIGRGWDQTLWPGGQFPTAADLDKYVKDKPVILTRVDGHAIWVNSKAMALANISQSTKTPEGGEIITLNSGMPSGIFIDKAEDLIRTHVPAQSDTQVNRALNKAGEHLLSLGITSAHDAGIDHTTWQVYQARAKEHTMPLRVYAMLSASSPKLAEMLDAGVIKDTRDQLSIRSVKIYADGALGSRGAALIRDYHDRKGHKGLMLENQATLEALITQAIRSGYSAHTHAIGDRANRIVLDSYQHVFKKAGGRLLRNRIEHAQIVHPDDIPRFKTLDIIPSMQPVHATSDMHMAEKRLDDKQLSGAYAWQTFLKQGSRVAAGSDFPVELANPFHGLHAAITRQDHQDLPKDGWRPTEKLTREQALQAFTIDAAYAAFQEYKLGSLEQGKWADFILIDQDYFTVSEDKIDDIKVEQTWIAGELKYQR, encoded by the coding sequence ATGAAAAAAACATTCCTCGCGCTTTTGGCAAGCTTTAGCCTCTCATCAACAGCTCAAGTGACCTTAATTCACAATGTAAATGGTTATACGCCCACTAAATCGCAGCAAGTTGAACGCTTTTCTTCTTTGGTAATTAAAGATGGTAAAGTCGTAAAAACGAGTTTAAAGGATCTCAGCACCCAATACCCAAGTGCGACAAAGTTTGATGGTGAAGGGAAAACCCTATTGCCCGGTTTAATTGATGCACACGGTCACATCATTGGACTGGGCAATAATTTACTCACACTCGACGTACGCGGCAGCAAAACCATTGCAGAAGTGGGAAAACAGCTTAGCCAATATGCAAAAGCCCATGAAGGTGAATGGATAATAGGTCGTGGCTGGGATCAAACCTTATGGCCTGGTGGACAATTCCCAACCGCAGCCGATCTCGACAAATACGTAAAAGATAAGCCCGTCATACTCACTCGCGTTGATGGTCACGCTATTTGGGTAAACTCAAAAGCGATGGCGCTTGCCAACATTTCACAATCAACAAAGACACCTGAAGGCGGTGAAATCATCACACTCAATAGCGGTATGCCGAGTGGTATTTTTATCGACAAGGCTGAAGATCTTATCCGCACTCATGTCCCAGCTCAGTCGGATACACAGGTAAACAGGGCGCTGAATAAAGCAGGAGAACACTTGCTGAGTTTAGGTATTACCTCAGCCCATGATGCCGGGATTGATCACACCACTTGGCAGGTTTACCAAGCACGCGCCAAGGAACACACTATGCCTCTACGCGTCTACGCTATGTTAAGCGCAAGCTCGCCTAAACTCGCAGAGATGCTAGACGCCGGAGTGATAAAAGACACACGAGATCAACTCTCTATTCGTAGTGTAAAGATCTATGCTGATGGTGCACTTGGCAGCCGAGGGGCGGCACTTATTCGCGACTACCATGATCGCAAAGGCCACAAAGGATTAATGCTCGAAAACCAAGCGACCTTGGAAGCATTGATCACCCAAGCCATACGCAGCGGCTACAGTGCGCACACCCACGCCATTGGCGATAGAGCGAATCGCATCGTGCTAGACTCATATCAACACGTTTTTAAAAAAGCAGGAGGAAGACTGCTAAGAAATCGTATTGAGCACGCACAAATTGTCCATCCGGATGATATCCCTCGCTTTAAGACGTTAGATATTATTCCATCAATGCAGCCTGTTCATGCCACATCTGATATGCATATGGCCGAAAAGCGCCTAGACGACAAACAGCTTAGCGGCGCTTACGCATGGCAAACATTCTTAAAGCAAGGAAGTAGAGTCGCGGCGGGCTCTGACTTTCCAGTGGAGCTTGCAAACCCTTTCCATGGTCTGCATGCCGCTATCACCAGACAAGACCATCAAGATTTACCCAAAGATGGCTGGCGTCCAACAGAAAAGCTAACCAGAGAACAAGCACTCCAAGCATTTACGATTGATGCTGCTTATGCGGCGTTTCAAGAATATAAACTGGGAAGTTTAGAGCAAGGAAAGTGGGCCGATTTTATCTTAATCGACCAAGATTACTTTACCGTAAGCGAAGATAAAATTGATGATATTAAAGTCGAGCAGACCTGGATTGCAGGTGAGCTTAAATATCAGCGCTGA
- a CDS encoding YgjV family protein: MSWEYLGYLASAFLVVSLMMSDVAKLRWFNLMGCICFTAYGALIQAWPVALTNGLLALVNTYHLVKLQKDQR, from the coding sequence ATGAGTTGGGAATATTTAGGCTATTTAGCCTCTGCTTTTTTGGTCGTTTCTTTGATGATGAGTGATGTTGCTAAGTTGCGTTGGTTCAATTTAATGGGCTGTATTTGTTTTACCGCTTACGGCGCACTTATCCAAGCTTGGCCGGTGGCATTAACTAATGGTTTACTGGCACTAGTTAACACCTACCACTTGGTCAAATTACAAAAAGATCAGCGCTGA
- a CDS encoding Crp/Fnr family transcriptional regulator produces the protein MFQYHFSTNLVEQLLAFAGNSFQHSKKEVLIHQDEPLSKLILVTSGTVSFSYDVGNGRRLLLGQLDCNNTLIGEIEALNHQPCIYTVTCLSDVTYHLIELKYWRKLLLEQPELSLYTAQTIAAKFSENQKINLDKLLLPLSYNIAKDCLLRAENSNPTLLRAYSTVSAEAERFATTERAYRRVVSELVEKGLIVRSSEGLKPVDVDALEDFVDSFAQA, from the coding sequence ATGTTTCAATATCATTTTTCAACCAATTTGGTCGAACAGTTACTCGCTTTTGCTGGTAATAGTTTTCAGCACAGCAAAAAAGAAGTCTTGATCCACCAAGATGAACCATTGAGTAAACTCATATTGGTGACCAGTGGTACGGTGTCTTTTAGTTATGATGTCGGTAATGGCCGGCGCTTATTACTCGGTCAACTGGACTGTAACAACACGCTAATTGGCGAAATCGAAGCGCTGAACCATCAGCCTTGTATTTATACAGTGACTTGCTTAAGCGATGTAACTTATCATCTCATCGAGCTGAAATATTGGCGAAAATTACTGTTAGAGCAGCCAGAGCTAAGTCTGTATACCGCACAAACCATCGCCGCTAAGTTTAGCGAAAATCAAAAGATAAACTTAGACAAGTTGTTGTTGCCGCTTAGCTACAACATTGCTAAAGACTGCTTATTGCGTGCCGAAAATTCAAATCCGACTTTACTTCGAGCCTACTCGACGGTAAGTGCTGAAGCAGAAAGATTTGCGACCACTGAGCGCGCATATCGTCGTGTGGTCAGTGAACTGGTGGAAAAGGGCTTGATAGTGCGTAGTAGTGAAGGCTTAAAACCAGTCGATGTTGATGCTCTTGAGGATTTTGTCGATAGCTTCGCGCAAGCTTAA
- a CDS encoding phosphoribosyltransferase encodes MSDKCYITAQQLLEDSFRLAAKVYEDGFRPDFIIGIWRGGAPIGIAVQEYYDYKGIETDHIAVRTSSYYGIGKQSKEIKVHGLHYIVENANADDSLLIVDDVFDSGRSIFALKEKLAELMRLNLPRDIRVACPYYKPANKKVPMTPDYFIHESDEWLVFPHELSGLTPEELVEGKSDLANIKHLFAK; translated from the coding sequence ATGTCAGATAAGTGCTATATCACAGCGCAACAATTGCTAGAAGATTCATTTCGCTTAGCCGCTAAAGTTTATGAAGACGGGTTTAGACCTGACTTTATTATCGGTATTTGGCGTGGTGGTGCGCCTATTGGTATCGCAGTTCAAGAATACTACGATTACAAAGGTATAGAGACTGATCATATCGCAGTACGTACTTCTTCTTACTATGGCATTGGTAAGCAATCTAAAGAAATCAAAGTTCACGGTTTGCATTACATTGTTGAAAATGCAAACGCTGACGATTCATTGCTAATCGTTGATGACGTGTTTGATTCTGGGCGCAGTATTTTTGCGTTGAAAGAAAAGCTTGCAGAGCTAATGCGCTTGAATTTGCCTCGCGATATTCGTGTGGCTTGCCCATACTACAAGCCAGCAAACAAAAAAGTACCAATGACACCAGATTACTTTATTCATGAGTCTGACGAGTGGTTGGTATTCCCTCACGAGCTGTCAGGTTTAACGCCGGAAGAATTAGTGGAAGGAAAGTCTGACTTAGCAAATATTAAACACCTATTTGCAAAATAA